In Cyclobacteriaceae bacterium, the DNA window TGCAGGGCTTCTCTAAAACCGAGAGCGAAGAAATTTATACCAAAGAAAAGGTAAATGAATGGCGTCGTGATTTTAATTCCCGGCCACCGGGAGGCGAGACGCTTGCCGAAACCTATCAGCGCGTGGTAGCGTTCTATCGCATGACGGTTGAACCCCTGCTCTTGGCAAATCACAATGTGTTGATCGTTGCCCACGGTAACAGCTTACGAGCGCTCATAAAATACATTGAGCTGATTTCTGATGAGGATATTTCGAAAACGGAGATCGCAACCGGCACACCGATTCTTTATGATATTCAGGAAGGATCCAACCATTGCTTGTGTTATCAGCGCAGACAATCGCGACATCTGCAGCAACGTTAAGATCAAGAAAAGAAAATTTAAAGCACCAATCGGCTATGACTGGTGCTGAATTTCCGTGTGCTGAGAAAAATAGTTCCGTATGAACGCATGTTCCATTGCCTCTGTCATTCTGCCTGCGACGATGGCGTAAATCTGGATATGATCAAAGCGATGATCTTTCCTCAATTGGTGAAGCAACTCA includes these proteins:
- a CDS encoding 2,3-diphosphoglycerate-dependent phosphoglycerate mutase; translated protein: MTLAIVRHGQSTFNLQNRFTGDIDVPLTLLGKYEAFLAGKQLRETGVTFQDAFSSRLLRSIQSLKAILEVVDPKKKVNTYQVKALNERSYGKLQGFSKTESEEIYTKEKVNEWRRDFNSRPPGGETLAETYQRVVAFYRMTVEPLLLANHNVLIVAHGNSLRALIKYIELISDEDISKTEIATGTPILYDIQEGSNHCLCYQRRQSRHLQQR